A genomic region of Maniola hyperantus chromosome 5, iAphHyp1.2, whole genome shotgun sequence contains the following coding sequences:
- the LOC138402367 gene encoding uncharacterized protein — MSNLNDMRFNIEFVKEIEQHPCIYNNKHEDYNHKPAIDKAWKTVGEKFVGLTANEIRVKWRSIRTSYSRSLRTKKDYYLCPYMDYLLPFTKTTSKENPDDDVQMESDLESNDDSGSQSEEDCVIETEPTKCEEDLDKEGDCTEYNGKIQVRTLPELRLGRSNGKALKIKGTQSKILSNYSQYTTSRLSPYECYLKSLIPDVSSMNERQFFNFRRGILNIIGKVKYSKDTLES, encoded by the exons ATGTCGAACTTGAATGACATGCGATTTAATATCGAGTTTGTTAAGGAGATTGAACAACATCCGTGTATATATAATAACAAACATGAAGACTACAATCACAAACCCGCAATCGATAAAGCGTGGAAAACAGTCGGAGAAAAATTTGTCGGATTAACTG cTAACGAGATAAGAGTAAAATGGAGATCTATCAGGACTTCCTACTCACGAAGTCTAAGAACTAAAAAGGATTACTACTTATGTCCTTATATGGATTATTTACTACCATTTACGAAAACGACATCGAAAGAAAATCCTGACGACGACGTGCAAATGGAAAGCGATTTAGAATCAAATGACGATAGCGGTTCCCAAAGTGAAGAAGATTGTGTGATAGAAACAGAACCAACAAAATGTGAAGAGGATTTAGATAAAGAAGGTGATTGTACAGAATATAATGGTAAAATACAAGTAAGAACCTTACCGGAATTGAGATTAGGGCGTAGCAATGGTAAAGCGTTAAAGATAAAGGGCACACAATCAAAAATACTATCAAACTATTCACAATACACAACATCTAGGCTATCTCCATACGAATGTTACCTGAAAAGCTTGATTCCAGATGTGAGTTCGATGAATGAACGACAATTTTTCAATTTCCGAAGAggaatacttaatattataggaAAAGTGAAATATAGTAAAGATACCCTTGAATCATAA